The Onychostoma macrolepis isolate SWU-2019 chromosome 18, ASM1243209v1, whole genome shotgun sequence genome includes the window gaaatcaattaaaagaaaaacttaaaaagttGAAGTATTAACATTACTAAAACtagaaaaaatgtttaaaaaatgtataaaaaaaataataaaaatgacaaaagcacaaaagagagaaaagagagaaagtaattcaaaataatgattttatagcACTTATTTTACCCCAATATTCAATCCCTGCATATTTATAAACAGAATCTAAAAGCTCAATAGAAACACATCTGATCCTAAGTATTTCACTCATGTTTCACCCATTTTGAACAACGTCACATTAGTTTTTCATGTGAAGGAActctttattacaaaatattagatGCACATAAAGACAGGTCAAAACAAAAGCTGATTGTTATGCCCGTTTCACACATACTCCGTTTGCAGTGCATACGAGGTATTTTTTCCGTGCCCAAGTTAACAGGTTAGAGCATTCACACTGCACACGGATGCTGTCTGGCAATGTGTTCCAGAAGTGTTGCGTATGCAGCATTGCAGCGATTGTTTCTGAATCAATCTATTTTTGCTCTGCTGCATGCcctgaattaaagtgacagcgcatTGTTCGTGGTAATAAATGAACATGGATTGACACTAAAATGTAGTAATTACACCCTAAATGCATACAATTAAATCTACTGTGTTTCACAGTCAACACATTGCTTTGTAGTTAGGTTTAAAGTCAggaaaagtgcacttttagataaacGAGGCAACGTAATAAATGGCACTCGTGGAggtaaaaaactaaacaaaaacaaagttctttatGACTGGCAGGATTGacagtttaaatattttgccaCTTGCTTGAATTGCATTGaataatatgttgtttatattcCTTGCATTTAAATGGGAACATCAATGAAAGATTGTATTGTGtactgtgaaaaataattttcagtagcaatattttgatttaaaatcagAATAAAGGATTATTGTTGTGTTTGTGGTATACAGCCGTGGATCAGTAGCAGACTGCAAATGCACAATGAGCCCGTACTGCTTCTTCACTGCATACGTATTGCACACAGAATGCATACACACTGCAAAAGGAGTTTGTGCTCACTAAATTAAACAGTTCTCCActtttaatgttgttgttggacacaattacgtCATTAAAAGTCACCAAAAATGGTCAACTCTCTCTGCAAATGAATGACTTTTAGTTGTTTTGTTGCTGCAAAGGCGCAAACAAATTCACAAACACACCAGGCAAACCTGCATGAACATATTCAATATGTCATAGCATTCCTAACATACTAAATCCACATAGACGCTTGATCTGAACACAGCTTAAAGACGTTAGTAGAGAGGCTCGTACGGTGTGCGTGAACCCAAGCGGACACTGGTCCTTACAGACATTAAGAGAAGGAAGAAAGGCCATGTGACCATCGAGAGCCTTTAAGCTCAAAGGTTGTGCAGGGCAAGCCTGAAGACTTCGTTGGTGCAAACCCAGGCAGTGTTGATACTTTTCAACAGAAAGGTCTGGTGGAAGCCCAGCACCTGGTCATCATCCGCCTGATagataaacacacatacactacAGCTCTGAAATGCTTAGAAAATCTTTGACTACGCAGTACTATGTCACGTAAGGTGGAGCGAGAGGGCAATCAAGAGAGGCTTAAGCCGTCCACAGCCGCTCTCAATTTAAATGCCACTGGGATTAAGGTGACGTTACGCATTTCAAATGAAGAGAATGCCCTCCTAGACCTTATCACATACATATTTGTCTAAAGTGTTCACCTCAGGCGCTGCTGTCATAGCATAACTGTCAGAGGTCAAAATTAAATTGAGAAAATACTTACTTTTAGTTGGCCTACTACCATACTCATTATGCAGCTATCAGGGGTGGGCTGATGGTCTTGTGCTGTGATGCTGTGAGCTATTTTTGTGAAGGGCAGGCTCTgaagaaaaaataacaaaaagtaaTGTATATAATTACTGTTTAAACTGAAAGATACATACGGTAATTAAACATCTGATCAATATTTAAATGGGGATGCACAATTTATGGTCAATTTGagagattttttacatttaactcCCAACctctattttcaaaaataaacccTAGTCTATCAAATTactttaaagtgatagttcacccaaaaatgaaaattctgtcattaattactcaccctcatgtcgtttcaaacccacaagaccttcgttcatctttggaatacaaattaagatatttttgatgaaatcccgAGAGCTTTCTAACCCTGCATAGACTGCAACGCAACTGACAAaacactttttgtgcacaaagaaaaaatgtggtgctgctgacgctgtacagaagagaagaaatcaaaataaaaaaatatcttaatttgtgttccgaagatgaacgaggatcttacgggtttggaatgacataagggtgagtaattaatgaaaaaacaattcatttttgggtgaactacccctttaaaatCAACCTTCAACtctaacaaaacacacacaaatacgtACGGAAAGCTTTTCGACAATGGCTGCTTTTCCCTGGAATTGCTGACCCTCCCACGTAAGGCATGATGCATCAATCTaggacaagaaaaaaaagtttagttgaGCTAAAGCAGCCAAAATGTAGACAGCAAAACAGTACTATGGTCAGtctttatgaatacatattaaatcatatatatgtaagggataatcaacggctagctgtgcattaaacgatttgaatgcacgacgtggaggcgaagaacatTCAAATtttgcctccgcgaagtgcattcaaatcgtttaatgcacagctagccgttgattatcccgtttatgccatggtcatttcccagcattcacatattaaagatgttaataatatttgcgctgcaatatttgaccggaacgataaaaatgacggttattttcgtctgtattactattcaactctaactgtatgttactatggttaccaatgtttataggaagcgcattaatatagaacgtgattaaactgacctggaactacctgtgcagttcaactaatttaatcaacacctgccagccaatcagaatcgagtattcagacagaccatggcataaatataaatactcaACAAATATCCCTTAATATAAGTATTGTTTAACATATGTTTGACATACTGTTTAACATATGTTGCTGAAAATATAGGTTCATGTATGAGGACTTTAGGCTCTTTTTAAAGGTCCAGTATAGAACCACATTTCTGGCCTGAAAAGACTCCTCTCCTGAACACACGACAAAACTTGTTTGTTACTGGGCATCTAGCGTCACTCTGCAAGACATAAACCAAGTGACGCTTTAAACACTAACATGATTGCAAGGCAGAGACAGTAAAACATCTCTACTTAATGTCTCTCTCAGCTAAGGAACTAGTCAAGAGAGAGCCAACCTGAAGAAAAGAGCTTAATACAATACTCACATATATCGATCCAAGTTGAGTCCTGTCTGTGTCAAACAGCTGATAGTAATGTTGCACAAAGCTGGATCCTATTTGTTCCCAAATCGGCTTGTCTCCCATTCTGATTCACCCTGCTACAGGCACTGGTGGAGACAGAATAAATGACTCAATGTATATGACAGACTGAGGGTTGACAACAACTGACAAGACAGAAAAAAACCCCAGAAACTTTAATCCACATTTAAAGGTGCACTGGCTTTTATTTGAGCCAACAGTACCCGTGATCTTGGACCTCATATTGATACCTAACAACCTGGGTGCATTAAGTTTATACAGTATACTATTGGTCACTATCATTCGTATTGTGTTTGCTAAGCTGTTGGGTTTGTTAATATGTACTTTTGTTTATACTTTGCAAAGGGCATCGCACACTAATTAAAAGGAATATGTGAAGTAAACGTTTTATTAGCTTGTCAACTGCATAATATGGCTGGTCATGTAATGCCAACATGGCGGAGCCCATAAGGAAGCAACCCGCTCCATGTAGTAAATAAACAACTTCTGATAGGTGTTAGTAATTCGGTGGCAAGTTTTTAATTGGCAAAAATACTGAGTGCACCTTTTTAGCTTTTCTGGCACTAAACAGACCTTATATAGCCACACCTCTATTCAGTGCTGAGCTTGTGGTCTTCCAGATTGTATTTCCACGGCATGAAGGTAAGTTCTTAAAAATTTATGAACGTACCACTCATTTTAAAATCTTCCCAGTCTACTATCATTTGTCATGACATCCACTTAGAATATTACAATGCTAATGATAACTTTCATAAACTCTACAATAAGTAAATCCACCTCACTAGCTAATTACTAGAGCCTGACCGATTCATCGCCCGATATGAGCCTGTCACAGATATATCTGCATCAGCGTATATGCCAacgatatgtttttttttttttgacaaacttttgactggtacttTACTATAATATACACATAAAGAATATCGGCCGATATATCGATATCAGACATTTTTTACTCCCTAATATCGGTATTGGCCCCCCAAAAACCCATATCGGTCAGGCTCTAATAATTACTCTTCAACGGTGATGCTATAGAGCTACCGCAAAAACAGAAGTAACAGAAGTTCAAATACAAAATTCTAAATTGGTCCACATGCAAGTTTCTCTGACACAAAAGGTATCAACTTTATTttaggggaaaaaattaaacataGATCCCAACAATAAtcaatcaaacaacaaaattaaaaagccAAACAGGAGTGCGTTTTCCAAAAACAACTATGGCCGCAAGTTCCGCCgctaccaatagagttcaatggaactaacaaccatagttagctaacaatgcttttgggaaacgcacccctgatcAGACCAAAAAGGCTGGATTAAAGGCCCATTTTCACTAAAGAtgataattataacaataactataaagtaataataattgttcTAATTCTATGAGAATAGAAAACTACAATGATAACGACACAAAAGGAATTATAGTTTTagaatcatgattttttttttttcatctgatgAACATACTAACATTGaaagccaatcagaatccaccatTCTTAATCTTGTTAAAGTcaagtggattctgattggctgtcaatgtctTTAGTTCACatgttacaaaaattaattCTGCAAGTTATTTCACTGATATCAGTCCTCTGTAGCGTTATGGATATAGTTGTGGTTTGGACTTCTCATagaattagaatgattattaattGTCGTCCTTAAAGCCTGTACCACCAACAACGATAACTATAGATACtgataactatattagtgtcCACACGAACGCACAATAATGCTCTGTTTATTACTTAAAAGTCATGTCATCGTTGGCAGTCAATGTTTTAATCGTTTATCATACAACATCGTTCCTCTGTGTCATTGTTGCTATAGTTGTGGTGTGTGCCCTATTCTCTATTCTTTTCAATTTGGAatgattttaaagcaacagtctttattgttatcattattgTCCTTGATGTGAACAGACCTTTACAAACTCCTTTCTGTTTAGAAGCTCATGGAATTTAACACACTCCTGCTCCACCCTTTTAAAAACCCACAGATTTGTCAGCAACTTTGACTGGTTAATATATCATGTGATTGGGCCATGATCCACTGGAGGttttcaaacttaaacattTCAATTTCTCTCATATCTAACAGTTTCCAGTGACATCTTACAAGTACAGTTCTGGAATACTCTAGTTAATATGAGCAGTTGATGACAACTCCCTATAATTACACTTTCTTGCATACAGTAGGATAATTGTATGAATGACCACTAACCAAACTAGTTCGATTACTGTCAAATTAGAACATTAATGACTGACATAAAAGCATTCGGCTGGTCATTCTAAAGAGGATTTTAGAGACTCTTAGCACTAACTGGTTGGTTGGTTAGCTAATACTAACTTAATTTACAAATCAGCCAGTGACGATATGAAGGCGTCcaaattgtgtttaaaataatttccgTCAAACCACAGCCACTATTTGATTAAGAATGCTACTAACCATTAAAAGTAACCATGCTATGATTATTAGCTGGCTTTCAATGGCCTCGCTGAGTGTAGACTGATTCATTTTAGCTTTAGCCGTAGACGTGCTAACACTTGCCTGTCTGTCTACGAGCTCACCGGCTAAATCGTGAAGCGAAAAAGTTGTGTTTTACGTTGAAGTGGACGTTGCCTTTTGAATATCGACTCGGAGTTTGAATAGTAACGATCAACGGTCAACTTGGACCAAACGCACCCTCGTTCCGTTCTAAAAATACCCCAGAGCCATATGAGCTGAACGCAGGCGAGACCCTCGCGCGGCCCGTACACGCTCCGGTCCTATAGGCGTGTCCTATTAGCTAGCGCTTCAGATCATTCTTGGCAAAAAGCCCCAGTGCTACTTTGCATAAAGTAGTTATAAAGTAGTTATGTGCAGCGTAAATACAATGTTAACTGTTATAAATAATATCTGCCCAACATCTTACCTCCGTGAGCCCAAAACCGAATCCCCGGTTCCAGTTATGGCGATTCCAGCGCGCCGAGAACAGAAGTTGAGCGGCCTCTTCAGTTTGAGCATGCGCACAGCGCTTACACACTGCTTTGAATTTTGGTCTTTGACAGCCAGTCAACAGATTCTCCGTGTAAACATAGTTGTTGATGATGTATTGCTTTCCAAATCTAGAACTAGTGCTTCGAGCAGCAGGTGAATCCAAGAATAGTTTACTTTAAATACTCACAAGTATTGTCCCTTAGAAACCATATTTGTGCAGTTTCTCTTCCATTTACAATCTGTGGTTGTAAACTCTCTTAGAATTACATGTGCAGAAAATTTCAGTTTAGCTTTCAATTAGTCCTCACAAATGCAGTGCTTCTTTGCATTTACGAGGTGGAAAATTGAGCTCttgttaataataaattacattaatttgttacaaatcaacaaaataaaactgacaagcaaatacatataaatgtacCATTTattgacaataaaaataactattaaGTAACCTGTAGTGGACAATACAAATTAATATAGCTTTGTTGATGTAGATGTAAAAGGGTCGATATAACACACGACagtttctttttaatgaaaagcaaaaaataatatgttaaaGCAGCACGCAAAGACATGAggctatttaaataatttttttttattgtgtcatTCTTGATATGTGATTTATCTAATTACATAATATGCAAACTATTAAAGTATTAAGGTATTTCTATACCCTAGTGCTTTGCTTGGTTTATATATGTAGTGTGCTATAAAAAGATTGGAAATGTGCTTGACATAACAATGGCCATCACTTAGGCCCTGCCCTTTTTACATTAGCCACAGAGAGACGCTGTAGTACAACCTCAGTGTTCAAAGCTTGAGCTTGTAATTCACACTCCTTTGTCTGAAAAGCTACACTGAGATTCCAGTCCAGAGTTTCAGGATCCAGTGAGGGATCGATAGTCTTGAAGGCAGTCCTGAGGTGCTCTGCATCCACTTCCCTACATTGGTGATATACAAAACAGGACAAAACAATGACAATACTATTATCGAAATTTTACTTGGAGAtctttaataacattttgtaaACAGTGGGTGGATGATGATCTTTTACCCTTTGCCTTCTAGTTGCACTCTGAGCTCGCTGATGTACTGGAGTCTCTCAGCAGTAGCTTGTTTTTTAACTAGACTCAGGAATTCTTTGTGTCTTCCATCTGTGTCCTGAAGTGGGAACAATGTGCACAAAACACGATGttctaatatatttatatatgcagtgctgtttaaaagtttgggatctttttttgatgttgttgaagaaattaataattttattcagcaaggatgcattaaattgatcaaaagtgacagtaaagacatttatacatttacaaaagatttatattttaaataaattctggtctttgaactttatattaagcaaaaaatattatgaaaaatgtatcatgatttcgcaaaaaaagaagaaaatcttTCTTTGCCATGAAaggataaaaaaattattttacatttataaaaatatttatagttttcaaatagaatttaattatattcatatttctaatattattgtttttaatgtatattcAAACAACTAAATGCAActttggtgaacataagagacttttcaaaaacttttaaatggtagtgtatacatTCAACTTAAATTAGGCTATAGCCAAAAATTTCAAACTGACCTCTGTATAAAGTGTCTGATAAGCAATGCGCACTCCATTACTCTTCAGCTCTGTCTGAGCAATCGCCAACAGCTCCTCTATGTCTTGATCTGCCTTCAGAGGGAAAGCCTTCTTCAATGCATCACTGAAAATTAGCacacataatttaataataataataataataataatcacatgaCAATCATAAATTTTCAACTGAGGAATTCTGAGTTTTTGCTCACCTAAATTCTAAGACAGTTAGTAATCCACATTGTGTTGTGTCACTTTGAATTAAAACCTTGAGCAAGTGAGACAGTAGCTGAATCTGTCCATGGTAGATAGTCTCATCAACCTGCCACAAAATTACAATCAgcaacattatatatatatatatatatatatatatatatatatatatcccaataaacattttatattttgggTGGCAGCTGAAAAACCTGCTTTCATTGGACTTAATTGTTCATCATTGCTATGGACATTtacacaaattattatttagattAAGCGCAAACCTTTCCAATCAAGATGTCATTTAAAAGGCAAATGAGATCATCTTCAAGATTGTTCTGAATGCTTTCCATCAAGCTGTAAGCCCACTCTCCTGCCTTATCCTTATAATGTTCCACAAGATAGCTGTGAAGAAACATCTGCAGATCTCTGGTGTCATCACTCTCCATTGAAGAAAAATGTGAGGAGAAATACAGCATTAAATACTCATAACTAGTGACTGTTTAAACAAATCAAGCCAGGATATTGGTATGCCATACATACCTTTTCATTCTCTGCGTTTTTTTCTCTCCAGATGTCTTTAATAACTCTGACTGCGTCTGCTTTCTTGAGCTTAAGATTCTTAAGTTTCCCCTCATACTGTAGATAAATGGGGACGTCACTGGATGTGCCCTGTGAAAACAACTTTACTTCAGCCTAGCAAAGCtggtgtagttcgtttatagcctatatttagcatcttatttttatatgtaggctaaatagataaaaatagataaaaatcaTAAACTTGTTTCGTCAAAGAgattattttctgcaataatccaaaatccaatggaaaaatcctattgggttTTTACTGAGAGAACCAGGGTAATACTAACTTTCATgctggcctacaaaaatatgtcATCACTGCAGTGCTCTATAGCTATTTTTGATGTTAAGAACACTTACAAGACCAGTGAAGAACTCATTTTGGCCATTCATCTGCTGCAGCAAGATCTCCAGCCTCTTTTGGCTGGACTGACCTTCAAAGAGTTCTTTACATCGCTCACTGCCTCCTAGTATGTCTACAACACATATTACATAAGATTATCTCAAACATAAGCTTAACTGCACTATATAAAGAACAGACATGGCAGCTTATGCCTGGACAATTCAGATACTGTTACCTGAACATTGTTCCCAGTTTGGTCTGGGAGTTGTAACAATGTGTTTGTTATCAGAGCCATGTTGCACCACAGACTGATTGGAGTGTAACACAGCAGGTGCTGACTGTTGATTAGAATAATGTTTAGTAATCAGATGAGTTTACGGTTATTCATTTATCATTATAGACCTCTTTAAAGTCTGTCTCTCTGCTCAAGTACCTGACAATGAACCTCAAGCAGTGTGTCATACTCGGACTTTAACTGGTCAAAGTCTGTCTGTAAGGTTTCCAGCTAAAACATGGAAAGaaatcatattaaatattaaaatcaattacATATCAAATAGATTATAGATCTTATTTTCACACTTGATGTTTAAAGGCCAATTCACACCGCACAGACAAACTCCAACAAACAAGTTGGCTCAAGTTGGCCGTTGGATTTAGAATCTTATGAAAAATAACGGTCATGTTCACACTGCACCAACAGACACCGACCAACTCTCACTGACTGGGGAGAAAATGGATGATCCTATATCTATAAGTATGTTCAGGGTCAAAACAAACTCCAACCAACGCAAACAGGGGTAACACACTGATCCAACAAACTCCAACAGACTAGTTTGTTGGCGTTTGTCTGTGCGGTGTGAATTGGCCTGAAGAGTTACTCTTTTGggtgtttgatttatttaatgcattcttactGAAcagaattattcctttaaaaaaacattgaccccaaacttttgaatcgTAGTGTAgtagataaataaaattaacagataaaatgaacaaagtaatataaaaataaaatatttaatcctaccatacataaacacaaaatattttgtatggTAAACTGATTGATTCATTCTCTtgtatgtaaattaaaaataataaatatatttttctccaTACCTTTATTAATGTCTCCTCATGCACATAATTCAGGTTATCCCAGTCTCGTCGTGGGACCACATCACTGTATTCGGCTTGTAGGCGGTTAAGATCAACTTGGACTTTGGTAAGGTCCTCTCTACACACCTGCAAAGCCATTTTCACCACCACAGGATCCTCAGATTCATCCTCTGAGAGGAACAAGCAAAGTTTCTGTCAAATCACCTCTTGACTACTGCAACTCACTCCTGGCAATCAAACCTCCAGCCCGGCTAATATTAAtcatcttcaaaaaaaaaaaaaaaaaatcctgccTGGCTGTATTTTACGACTTTTGATGAGGTCCACACTGATTCCTTTGCTCTGTCCAGTCatcatcagcagagaaagaaaaaaaacccctcTCTATGAAtgctttgtttgttattttcccTTCTCTAGCTATAACACGACTGCTGCACTAATggatttttaaatggaaataacatttattaaaatcatatttcTTATTGTGGTATTGTAATTTCaggtaagaaaaaaataatacacacaTAACTGAAATGCAGGACACTGCTTGCGTCTTGAAGGAAAAGTGACAAAGCTCTCAATTTTTAAGACTGGTGGTCCCCCTACCACTGGCTCCTTATTCTCATACACTAAATTCCAGTagtaaactttttttgtttccaTGTTCTCCacgtttatttttttcagactcTACTACAAGTCATCATTCACGTAACCTTCATTATAACCTTCATTATTATCATCATGTTCAGTGTCTTGGGTAGAGGTCATTGTGCTGATTCTGGTGATGAGCAGTTTTCGTGCATCACGTTCATCCCTGTATAGCTGATATTGGGTGGCCAGATCCTCTTTTAGGTGATCAACCTATGGGAGAGATACACATGAGTCTGTGTAGTGATTCACTATATATCTACTATTGTCATATATGCTTTATGGAAGCAGCAGTGTTGTGATTGTTAACggcaactaaaattaaaatattaacaactgttttcagcaactgaaataaagcttaaataaagtaaaaaaaagtaaaaccttagattaaaaaaaaaacttttttttatttattagataaaaaacaaattaactaAAGTTCaagttgaaatactaaaattactacaactgaaataaaaataaatgaaagataaataaaaaaacacatttttaaattacaatagcacataacaaaaattacaaaaatttactaaaaataaaaaattaaattaaaatataacaataaaatctaattcaacaACACTAGGAATCTTTCTAGTttcactctcctcctctattaAATTTGTATGTGAATGACCTGCACCAATGACCCATCGTTTGGCTGCTGTAAACATTTCCATTAATTTCAAACTGTGTTCAAATGTTAATAAGATAATTATGCTAAGAGAAACCACAACATACTATGATTAATTCCTCATAGAGAATGGGATCACATGATTCCATAAAAAAAAGCTTTCCCATATTGTAGCCTATTGAGAGGTCATGCTTGTCATTAACcgatatactgtacatttttgacaGACATAATAAATGATCTCCACCTGAATCTGCAGAGCAGTCTGTTGTCCTCTCATACTCTCAATGACACGCTGCAGACGCTGACACTCTCGCTTCAGAGCTCGGAGCTCATCTCTTTCCTGCACTCTCTGATCCAGAATCCTCTTCTCACAGTGTTCCGACACAAGCACCAGCTTCGCCCGCAGCGGTAGCAGATCCCTGATCTGTTCACGAAGATGTGCTGGGAGAGACATTAACACTTTGATTAGTGACATCTCATCTATTATTTTCCTCATGACTTACTATCGACCAATTGAGTTCGATTAGtgtttcattttacattatattaaactTAGTTAGCTACAGTTAATTTTACATGCTTTGCATTGCTACACATTTCTGTTCAatacaatatttacataattagtAACATTAAACTAGAAATGATGTTAGCCCCGCCTTAAAGATTGCACATACCTAATGTGATGTCATACTCATTTTTGATGGCAGAGAAAATAGGCTTATAGGTTTTAAATTCttcaattaaatatccaaacaCCTCCTGGAAAACCTTTATAAGGCagagaaaaagcagaaaaataGTTTCATAAATACTAGTATTGAAAAACACttatatatatcattatatgcatttttattttgtttttgtgggtGGTTTGGACAGAGTCACACATCCCTTTACTTGAAAGTAAGAAAGCAAGATGCAGTGTAATATATGCAGTCTGCTGTGTATACTAACGttctaaagtttttatttgtttgttttttggtttaaaaaaacTTATACTTAATTTagaaaggatgcatttaattgatcaaaaataacagtaaaggCTTTCTTTAagaattatttttaagaattgtatttcaaataaatgctgttcttttaaatcctaaaaaaatgtatcagaggtttccacaaaaatattaagcattttcaacactgataataataaatatttttagcaGTGAAATAGcattctgaaggattatgtgacattTTGTAAAGATAATgtgaacattacattttaaaatatattaaaatagaaaacagttttttcttaaattgcaatatttatgctttttttatcaaataaatacaaatcaaataaaagagatctttcaaaaacataaaaaatcttacagacttCAAACTTGTGAACTGTAATGTATGCTAAAGAGTAAGAGACCATTACAAAGTGGAATATAAACCTGCAGTCTGAGCTCTTGGACTTTGATGCCATGTGTGTCTAAAGCTTCTAATTCTCTCTTCAGATGAGACTCCAGTTGCTCTAAGAAACGAGGCTTGGTAAGAGATCTGCAGCACATCATATATGCAGACATTAGGACGAAAGCAATGGACATGGAAAAGTGTAAACCAGGAT containing:
- the nutf2 gene encoding nuclear transport factor 2 — protein: MGDKPIWEQIGSSFVQHYYQLFDTDRTQLGSIYIDASCLTWEGQQFQGKAAIVEKLSSLPFTKIAHSITAQDHQPTPDSCIMSMVVGQLKADDDPIMGFHQSFILKNINEAWVCTNDMFRLALHNFG